From the genome of Hippocampus zosterae strain Florida chromosome 8, ASM2543408v3, whole genome shotgun sequence:
ctaTCTACTGCGGGATCAGTTTTTCCTTCATACCAAGACTCCAAAGATGATCCCAAAATCCCCTTCAGATGCCTCAACGGCTGATGCGAGATTTAATCATAATCAGTTTGCATTTCCCATCCTACTGTCACCAAACTTTCCAAACCTCTTCCCCTACTCTCTTCCTGCGTCAGGCTCACCGAAGAGAAGGCAGTTCCAGCGTCAACGGGCCGCCAGCGAGAGCATGGACCAGGACGACAATGACACACATCATATTGATCTTATCCAGTACATTGCCCGCACCCAGGACATCGCCTACGGTCCCGGCCGGCCTGTGCTCTCACCTCCATCTGCACCACCCCCTTCCCTCGGCAGGTATCTTTAATTCCCTTGCCATTCATCCTGTCCACTGCTTTGCTTTGCACTCATCTTATCAAAAATGTTCAGCGACGATTATGACGCTCCACGCTCTGCGTTCCAGTTCTTCCTCAGGGGTTccatacatttcaacaagtcGCTAAATACTGTGATACTCAGCTAAGATAAGTGTCAGGACATGCCACGGCAGCCACTGCAAATCATATCAATCATTCCGTGCTCTGTGAAAACAGCCGCGTCGCCGGTGAATGTGATATCCCGTAATGTTctgacattgtcatttttgcgTATTTCCTTTTCCTCTTTACCTGTGTGCAACCACAGGGTAGAGGTAGAGGTAGAGGTGATGGTGGAGCCCACCTGCAGCCATACTGGACCGGGGGTGATTGGCCTGTCCCCTGATCCCCAAGATGAAGGGTTTTCCCTGGCGACAAGGGAAAGCTCAGAACCGCTATCACTCCAGGATCCCCAGACACTTTACAGAGACATTTGGACCTTACGCGCATCACTGGAACAATATGCTGCTTCAGACCAAAGCAGCAATAACGACCGGAACTCTGTCTGCAGCGATGCTGACAGCGTGTgtacagaaaaagaaagagaagagcTCCCCAGCTGCTCATCCCAAGACTTGGGAGATGAAACGGAAGGTGCAGAGGATGAGAAGGAGTTTTTGGTGTACACGGATGAGACACCGGGGGCAAAAGATGTAAGGAAACAACAAAGTACTGAATCCCAGCGAGGCGGGAGCGACGGTGAAACGTCTACTCGTAAATTGCTGCAAATGGATAGTGGCTACGCTTCAATAGAGGCCCCTTTTCGTGGTCCTGAAGATTTGCGCATGTTTGGAAGCAGCAGCCCGAAGGAGAGAACGGCCCACGAGAAGAGGCACCACTTCACCAAGGCAGGGCGTTCTGGCACGATCGGCGAGAGCTTTGAGTCGCACCTCTATGAGGAAGGGCCGGATGAGCAATTGTTGGGCGCCACTGGAGGAGTTTCCATCGAAACTGGCGTTGAGCAACCGAGCTGGTTTCCATACGGCCAGATGATCACCCCTCGGGAGgcttcacaaccccccgctcaAGCCGCAACCCTTCATCGGAGAGACTACAGCATAGACGAGAAAACGGATGCGCTCTTCCACGAGTTTCTCCGTCATGACCCCCAATTTGACCAGCAGGAGTCAGCGCTAAAGAAGCACCGGTCCCGAATCCACATTCGAAAGCAGTGGCAGCGGCACAAACAGTGGAGCGACCCTGGCGTCAGACACTTCCATTCCTCTTTCGAGAGACAACGAACTCCATTACGGAGGGGTGACAGTGTCAACTGCCCGATGGATACGAGCTACCAGAGCATGCTACCCCGCATCGTCAGCGCACCCGACGAAGAAACCAGCGACAGCAGCACCCCCGAAACTCCAAAGATGGAGATTACAACTCGCGAGGTTGCAGGGAAGGAGAAAGGACAAGATTCCACCGGCGATCCAATATCATCATCACATCTTCAACCATCCATCTCAGAGAAAGACGAACGGCAGAGTGAGCGTCCGGAGACTCAAGAGGACAGCAAACCGCCCGGACACCCCTTAGAACCTTTGTACGACCGGTCGCCCCTTCAACCACCCGACTCCTCGGGCTACGGCCCACAAACCATCACGGCAGAGCTCACGGACAAATTGACCGCTAACCTAGAGGAGAGGCTATATACGAGCCTTCGAAGGACCAAGGACACAGCGACCGAGTGTTTGACGGTGACGGCTACCCATGCTTCTCCAGACCACAGTCCGGTGTAGCTCCACTCGTATTCACGGTTGACACCATAGCTGCTCATACGCACTCACGGCTCTGTTTtgataatgaatttaaaatgagatGAATGAACCAGCCAGGCGGTACAGTTCAGTTTGGTTCGCTTCGGTAACATTTGGAAGATCAAACCCTTATCTGGACGGACATCGTTTGAATATGACAGTTTTACCCAAAAAGTCTGGTGCTGCATGCGCACGAGAAAATTTCGACCCATGCTAGTTTGTAGatgccaccttttttttttgtctactgtTGTCACGTAGAAGTTACAAGCATTTgtgaaccattttttaaatttcccttCACGATGTTTGAGGGTaggaatctaaaaaaaaaaaatggagcatcaCACTAAAATGAATCAAACGGTATCGCTTGGTGGTCATTCAAGGgtcttatttttgtcatttgtcagtGGTCGGTGGTGAATTGATTTGTAGAGTCGAAGCTAATGACACGGTTGAacattaatttttgtttttttgttcctgtCTTCTCGTAATTAATGTTAAGTTATGGAACTGTGTAGCTGGTCCGCATGCGGCAAGTAAAGTGGTACAGGTGTAGACTAATCTATAACAAAATACtattataatatattttatcACTACAATtagttgttttgggttttttttaagccaacCTTATGTGTTGCATTTCATAAACACAAATATAGAATATGCGCTAAAATATGTTGGGAGATTCAGGTTAAGCTAGTTGTTCGGATCACTCGTTTGCCAAAACATCATTTTGGACCCACATTCTTTGACTGGGTTTGTACTCAACTGAATGTAAACAGACACGAGTCACAAGTATCAGTTGTAGTCGAAAACACTATCACTTTCCATgggtagttagctagctagctgctagtATTTCATCGCTTAAAGCTCACGTGAAAACATTGCAACCGTTTCCATACATTGCGTTCAAATAGTTCGGGTTCTACTTCACCTTTTATCAATTTTATCTTAGAATCCCCTTCAATGTCATCATTCATGTGTagctaaatatatttttgtacgtGCTTTAAGTGTGAACGTGCTAGACActccaatgcatttttttaaaacaacacaggACCGCGGAGAATACTTTAGGTCCAGTCCTGGTCTTGTAGAGGTTTGCGGTTTTGCGTTAGCAGTGAGCTAAAAGGCTCGCTCTTTACGggtgtttgcttttttgttggatTTCTATGAAAGGCATGACTTCTTGCGCATGAAGCTCAACGGGAAGGACTTTATTTGCCTTGCATCTGACATCCTTGTTTTCCTGTCCGCATATCTTCGTCTGCTCCTAAGACCGTTAACGGCAGAGGAGATGCCTGCTAACTCACAATGCACCTAATAGCCAATCATTTTTTTGCTACTGGATCTTTTTGCTTGAGTGTAAGCCTGTTTTGATGATAGAACATTATTCCCAGGGGCTCCCTGCCTCATGCGCAGCGAGGGAGAGCCTCTGCAGAGGTGTGGTATTGAATATAAATCATCCCAGCAGAGGGGAAACCCTCATTTTGAGTCTCCTCCTTTGTGAGCCCGTTGCATCGCGGTGCCTCTGCAGTTAACGTTTGAAGGATGAAGTTCCCTGAAAGTCAAGAATCAGCATGTTGGTACTAAAACGTAGATCAGCATTTTGGTTTTGCGTATACTAATAAATCATTTCGGGTTCACGAGAACAGATTGGTGGTAActggaagtgtttttttaaatgaaatatacTGTAGGTTTTGCTGAAAGTATTACTGTGATGACATTTACATTTCCTgtcgtccaaagacagctgggtttgactccagcatgcccgagacccgagtgaggatgagGATGTTTCTCAGAAAACGTGGTTCGCACAGGGCTGCAAATGTTGAGCCAGTTagagtcaatatttttttccaccttttacAAATCAATCACCATATTTGACTGTTTACATCCTTGCATAAATACTGCAGAGATCAAATAAACAACCAGACTGAGAACggcgttgttgtttgtgtgtgaatgtatttGGAGCAATGAAAAATAGCGACTTCCTGTTCATGACATGTTGACACTCCTATGTACGCGAGAGCCCTTGATACCCATGAAATGCATCAGCACGACTAGAatgtaaatacaacacaatGCTGTTTAATCAAATTCATCATTGTCCATTGTGTGACAATGcttcggcagaaaaaaaactccaccgCTGTACATTTTTAGTTCTCGAGGTAGCTCCGATGATTTACAACTGTACTTAACTTTATGCTTCTTGATGTAGAATGGGAACAATGGTGCGgtgttaacatttttaaaatatatattttttggtaaTTTTGCAACAAATGAGGagtcatgggcggcccggtagacaaGTGATTCGTGCGTCGAtcgtgcggaggtaccgggttcgattccagctccggcctccctgtgtggagtttgcatgttctccccgggcctgcgtgggttttctccggatactccggtttcttcccacattccaaatagatGCGTGgtaggctcattgaacacttcaaaatgtccctaggtttgagtgtgagcgcggatggttgttcgtctctgtgtgccctgcgattggctggcaaccggttcagggtgtcccccgcctactgcccgaagactgctgggataggctccagcacccccccgcaacccttgtgaggatgaagcggatcggaaaatgaatgaatgaatgaatagtcatGTCGAGCATGGTTTCCAGTTTAAGTGGTACCAATTGCGAAGCAAAAAGttgatggattatttttttttccagggaattgaatgcacttttatttatttttttaattctagccCGTGAGTCAGCAGGATTTGAAAGGCACCCAGTTCAGCTACAGCACGCATTCCATATTTTGCATTGCCcttcaatgtacagtatgtaatggCTTTTGGTGCGGTCAAGGATACACACAATCGCTGATGCAatctgtttgatttttttaaataaacagaaCGGCAACAAATATGACACACTCACACCAGAGTAGCTGatggccacaactcacgcccatacCCTGCGCACTAAGACTGACTATCCCGAGTTAGACTTCCCCTCCCCGGCTTGTCCCCCTACTCAACTGGCCCCCACCCTCACACACATGTTCTTCGACTGAATATCTTTTTATGAAGGCAGTAAAGCTGTCCCAAgagtaataataatttcaaaccAATTTTATGCTCAGTAATTGGTATCCATGTACCTACCGCTCCAATATGAAACAATTGGAGTCGACTACGACATTCAAGAATCTCCTGAGAACATAGAGCTGAGTGAACtctctttatttattcaaagcACACCGCAGGAACATTTGATTTagagcatattttattttttaactagtTTTACACAATTTCAGTTTTGGGCTCACGTCTACCTTCCTGGGAAATGATTTCTGAGAACCAAGCATAAGCggttcagagaatggatgggtGGGCGTAGTTCCATTTACATAACGCATATTAGAAGAAATAGAAGTATGAGGGCCAGATTGAAAAgaagcatccatccatgttttatgttgctTAAACTTAGAAGGGTTGACTTTGAGTCAGACGTGTGGTACTTCTGGAGTGGACGCAGCCACTCACAAGCCACATATAGACAAGTGATCAATCACATCGAtgaccgatttttttttaagcgagcgtatgttttaccatgctgGTGTCCAATAATACAGTACGCTTTATgtatgtgttcaataaagaaatagcacccgtaacAAAGACTACGCCTTTGAATACGGTGTGCTGTATGATCGCAAAAATACGTTATTTGCTTCGTGTGGCCCTAATAGTCTTTCATGGTTGAATGTTTTTTCGCCATCTGTCAAAGTGGGATTGGGATTGTGTTGCTGCCACCAGTGGAAAATCCCAaaacagaggggaaaaaaaatcacattttacatAATTTGGAGCTCACCTATGATGCACCTAACACAAGATGTTCACTATCAATTTTGCTAAATGTATGCTCATAATGCTTATCCGGCAAGGTGTACATCTAATGAGTTTTCATTATTATTCTAACAACTGCTTTGAATAAGACTCAATGCGGTTTGCAAGTTGGAAAGTGCACATTTATCTATTATCGCCAACTACTGGCCCGGCATGCACATAACAGTGTTTTTCAATCATGCCTTTGTTTGCAGCTTTTCATAAAGTCTTACATAAACCtaaagtaaaaatacaattacTTTCTAAGAATGGTGAGGAATAAGAATGACTCCTCTGCGTAAAGCGTAACACAATCCCGCTGCGACAACGTACAAACAAGCGAAACTAATCACTTGACCTCCTCTGGAGAGGAAATAAATGAgccttgtctctctctctttgattGGGCCCTATGATGCTCCTTTTTCCAGGCAGCCCAGATTAGATCTCCAGCCTCTCAAAGATGAGTGGGCTTGGAGGCTCATTTGGGCAACAATGGTGTTGATGGAAGGAAGCGATTTCAAATAAGTAGCTGGCGCAGCGGCCTCTTCATTctgattatcttttttttctaatctcaTCACTTCGGCTCCCTGGATGCATAATCCCAGCTCGAGTTTTTGCGTCGATACACTACACGTACATGTTACTCCATGACTATCTATAAGTAGAAGATGGAGATTGAATATTGTTGAAAGACTATGACCACAATCACTACTCATCGGATTCAGAACACAAAGACTCCATTCATTCAGGATCAGTGCGACCATAATACTAAGaaaattgtttatgttattgaTATGGCTACTTCATGTttcatgacatttatttttttcagtcataGTAGATTCCATTTCTTTATCTATGAttatctttgaaaaaaagtgctttgttacagctgcagctgttgtgaaagcgtgatataaatcaggatgtattttaaaacaaaacaagcaaaaaaagccatggaaaaTCCTTTCGATTACAGGTGTCAagctcaaggcccgggggccagatctggcccaccacatcattttatgtggcctgctaaagcaaatcaaacatttccatgatgcttgctaaaatctcgaccaaaattaaaaattctcatgtgcaataaataagagacatatttaAGTATTTACTTGTAAACAAACGTGAAcaaaaatgtggcccatgacaaaaatgactttgacacccttgatgtagatcaggggtgggcaattattttcccggggggctacatgagaagcagaaaatattgtggagtggcgggccaaaagttagaaatagaaaataaagaagatagcacaatgtctttgtatgccagtaataatgtaacattctcctccaccatcacactcagcaccggttctcaaggatgtgtactgagccccctgttgttcacgctctacacatttgactgctctccgccTCTtgttagcggtccagtttgcggaaagtttttaacatgataacaatcaaaccattctaggaaatgttcatttactcgagccacaagctattcactctgagcattgaaattgccagaatcggactgagtaagaattgctcccttgtttttcaaagtctcgtagatttgagtctttccaactccaggcgtctcctgaatgtgttgtactttgttacccgcttcgtttaatcagatacatatcaccttcccttccatggtcattactctctacctctttcttcgtcttcccctcactccccgtgctctgcaacttgaataaactgcgccacctggtgttgaaatacctatcattacaagtccaaacgaaatgagtgcaatcaaaccttaattgtccaccaatcttcggcgggccggattaaaaagaccaacgggccggatctggccagcaggccgtagtttgcccaccactgtgtGGATGCTCACAGAGTTGAGGTCATCCCTGTCAATGGTTTAAACTCCCAAGTTTTGATCCATATttaaactctaaattgtacttTGGGGGTTCCCCTCTATGTAACTAATAATAGAAATGAAGCTTTATATTACTGAGCAAAAAATGTCTTGGTCGGTATGATGGAATACTTTTTAGCACGTCTGtctcgcaggaaaaaaaaataagccagCTTTTGCATTATCTTAAGggcaaagtcaaacaaaaatgtccatcAGAACGTGCTTGAATATTTCTATATTGACTTATCAAATGCAGTGAATCGGGGATTATCATTTTAGTGCAAATAATGTCTTCTCACactgtacaaaaataaacatatcgATGTCCGATTCTCTGCACATCCTTGTATGTATGTGTTATGTTGGGATGCTGTCCATAATGACACAGATGACGGCATTTCCTCACTTATTAGTAAGCTGTTCATTTCTCAAAAAAGGAGTAGAGCTTTGATTCTGTTGATGAAAATCTGTTACACGTGAAGAGACCAAATTGCTctctttccacacacacacacacacacacacacacacacacacacacacacacacacacacacacacacacacacacacacacaccatactcAGCTAAGCCAACTTGCTGCTTTTTGTTGAAGGTCAAGCCATGGGAACCGATCATAAATCATTTTTCCCTCCGCACAGGAAAtacattcaatttatttttagaaCCATTTATTGTTGTTCAGAATTATTTCTTGCCAACTTAATTGTCAAAACAAGACAGCCCAGGAGTTACAGtgcattacttttatttttttttaaaactatttggGATAACAAAAAAAGAGTATCACATCCAATTTAAAACCCGCcgcaaaactcacttgtattctttggcatttgactcagcatgactcagacttgatcttagatTTACTGttgggtgctttctaccgtccttgttcctgatttattgctttattgttgtatatatgataattgctccatgtacagccctttgtatgcagagatggctgtttgaaagtgctctataaatacagttgagttaagtTGAGTTGTGTACGAAATATGCATCAgatcaaagtaaaacaaatacGATAAAACAAATTAAGATGAAGGACAACATTCATCattcatgaattcattcattctccaaaccgcttgatcctcaccagggtcacgaggggtgctggagcctatcccagctgtcttcgggcagtaggcggggacaccctgaaccggttgccagccaatcgcagggcacacagaaacgaacaaccatttgcactcacactcacacctacagacaatttggaatgtccaatcagcctgccatgcatgtttttggcatgtgggaggaaaccggagtacccagagaaaacccacgcaagcatggggcgagcatgcaaactccacacaggaatggcgtagctggatttgaacccggaATTTAATTGCTCATGTGAACATAGGCTGACAACACGAACAGACGagcggata
Proteins encoded in this window:
- the cbarpb gene encoding voltage-dependent calcium channel beta subunit-associated regulatory protein isoform X1; the encoded protein is MSYVSAVWNIPPENATEVPLETEEQQDGFVLLLVILSIFLAGTLIFVSILLITCRRCCRKGGQCCKRSSDDVEKTNATYTEESQPTHEITIKVDESDCLSVASSHDQETERFLSTGTTGRRVSFNEAALFDHGKKAQEKGRRYTLTEGDFHHLKNARLTHLHIPPPALKIVTIHECDSAENTIAMTTHPVAKSALSIFQPMLCPLPQTALTSLSPNSSSALPGDTLNSTVVEATFSANTTAKTNGGSTEMIGVASRGRGGGVSAGGGTAPAGTVPPVTSGSGAHGPVQQFFTKLRRHASLEGASPYFKIKKWKLDSSQRASSLDMRGSPKRRQFQRQRAASESMDQDDNDTHHIDLIQYIARTQDIAYGPGRPVLSPPSAPPPSLGRVEVEVEVMVEPTCSHTGPGVIGLSPDPQDEGFSLATRESSEPLSLQDPQTLYRDIWTLRASLEQYAASDQSSNNDRNSVCSDADSVCTEKEREELPSCSSQDLGDETEGAEDEKEFLVYTDETPGAKDVRKQQSTESQRGGSDGETSTRKLLQMDSGYASIEAPFRGPEDLRMFGSSSPKERTAHEKRHHFTKAGRSGTIGESFESHLYEEGPDEQLLGATGGVSIETGVEQPSWFPYGQMITPREASQPPAQAATLHRRDYSIDEKTDALFHEFLRHDPQFDQQESALKKHRSRIHIRKQWQRHKQWSDPGVRHFHSSFERQRTPLRRGDSVNCPMDTSYQSMLPRIVSAPDEETSDSSTPETPKMEITTREVAGKEKGQDSTGDPISSSHLQPSISEKDERQSERPETQEDSKPPGHPLEPLYDRSPLQPPDSSGYGPQTITAELTDKLTANLEERLYTSLRRTKDTATECLTVTATHASPDHSPV
- the cbarpb gene encoding voltage-dependent calcium channel beta subunit-associated regulatory protein isoform X2, translating into MSYVSAVWNIPPENATEVPLETEEQQDGFVLLLVILSIFLAGTLIFVSILLITCRRCCRKGGQCCKSSDDVEKTNATYTEESQPTHEITIKVDESDCLSVASSHDQETERFLSTGTTGRRVSFNEAALFDHGKKAQEKGRRYTLTEGDFHHLKNARLTHLHIPPPALKIVTIHECDSAENTIAMTTHPVAKSALSIFQPMLCPLPQTALTSLSPNSSSALPGDTLNSTVVEATFSANTTAKTNGGSTEMIGVASRGRGGGVSAGGGTAPAGTVPPVTSGSGAHGPVQQFFTKLRRHASLEGASPYFKIKKWKLDSSQRASSLDMRGSPKRRQFQRQRAASESMDQDDNDTHHIDLIQYIARTQDIAYGPGRPVLSPPSAPPPSLGRVEVEVEVMVEPTCSHTGPGVIGLSPDPQDEGFSLATRESSEPLSLQDPQTLYRDIWTLRASLEQYAASDQSSNNDRNSVCSDADSVCTEKEREELPSCSSQDLGDETEGAEDEKEFLVYTDETPGAKDVRKQQSTESQRGGSDGETSTRKLLQMDSGYASIEAPFRGPEDLRMFGSSSPKERTAHEKRHHFTKAGRSGTIGESFESHLYEEGPDEQLLGATGGVSIETGVEQPSWFPYGQMITPREASQPPAQAATLHRRDYSIDEKTDALFHEFLRHDPQFDQQESALKKHRSRIHIRKQWQRHKQWSDPGVRHFHSSFERQRTPLRRGDSVNCPMDTSYQSMLPRIVSAPDEETSDSSTPETPKMEITTREVAGKEKGQDSTGDPISSSHLQPSISEKDERQSERPETQEDSKPPGHPLEPLYDRSPLQPPDSSGYGPQTITAELTDKLTANLEERLYTSLRRTKDTATECLTVTATHASPDHSPV